A region of the Clostridium estertheticum subsp. estertheticum genome:
AAATATCAGGGGCTCTTGGAGTGAAGCTTGCAGAACCTAATAAAGAGGTATATGCAATGGTTGGGGATGGAAGTTACTTAATGCTTCATTCGGAACTTGTAACCTCTATCCAAGAAAACAAGAAGATAAATGTATTGTTATTTGATAATAGCGGATTTGGTTGTATTAACAATCTAGAAATGGGAAATGGAATGGGTAGTTTTGGAACCGAATTCAGATATAGAAATGAAGAAAGTGGTAAGCTTGATGGTGGACTAATTTCAATAGATTTTGCAAAATGTGCACAGGGGTATGGAGTAAAAAGCTATACAGTTAAAACAATAGAAGAACTTAAAGCAGCACTAGTAGATGCAAAAAAACAAACTAGATCTACTTTAATAGATATAAAAACACTTCCAAAAACAATGACAGATGGTTATGATTCTTGGTGGCATGTAGGTGTTGCTGAGGTTTCAAATAAAGAATCAATAAAAAATGCTTATATTGACAATAAAGATAATCTTACAAATGCAAGAAAATACTAAAACTAGGGGAGATGCTATTATGTTAAAAGTTGGAATTATTGGTGCAGGAAGAATTGGAAAGGTACATGGAGAAAGTATATCAAAATATGTGAAAAATGCTGAAATAAAGTCAATTGCAGATGCATACCTAAACGATGATACAAGAGAATGGGCGAAAAGTAAAGGAATACATGAAATATATACTGACTATAAAAAAATACTAGAAGATCCAGAAATTGATGCAGTATTAATTTGCTCTTCAACAGATACACATTCTCCAATCTCAATAGAGGCAATAAGAGCAGGAAAACATGTTTTTTGTGAAAAACCAATTGATCATGATTTATCAAGAATAAAGGAAGTTATTAATGAATTAGGCAAATCCAAGGTTAAATATCAAGTAGGCTTTAATAGGAGATTTGACCATAATTTTATGTCAGTTAAGAATGCGGTTGTTGCCGGAAAAATTGGAGAACCTCGTATTTTGAAAATAACTTCAAGAGATCCTGAAGCACCTTCAATTGATTATGTAAAAGTTTCTGGTGGCATGTTTTTAGATATGACAATTCATGATTTTGATATGGTAAGATATCTTTTAGACAGTGAGGTTGAAGAGGTATATGCAGCTGGTGGGGTATTAATTGATAAGGCTATAGGTGAGGCTGGAGATATTGATACAGCAATTATAACATTAAAGATGAAAAATGGAACTTTAGCAGTTATTGATAACTCAAGGCAATCAGCTTATGGATATGATCAAAGGGCAGAAGTATTTGGATCATTAGGTCAAGTTGCAGTAGCAAATGACAGCACTTCAACAGCGGTAATATCAAATGGAGCTGGTGTTACAGGAGAAAAACCTCTATTCTTCTTCCTAGAAAGATATATGCGGGCTTATGCACTAGAAGTTACAGAATTTATTGATGCAATTGTAAATAATACGCCTACGCCTGTAAATGCAGAAGATGGTCTACAAGCTGTATTAATTGGTGTAGCTGCTACGAAATCATTATATGAGAACAGACCGGTTAAAATATCTGAAATTAAATTTTAATTTAAAGGGGTGTTAATTATGTTAGATAGTAAAAAAGTTAAATTAGGTATTGCTCCAATTGCATGGACAAATGACGATATGCCAGATTTAGGAAAGGAAAACACTTTTGATCAGTGCTTGAGTGAAGCTGCATTAGCAGGCTTTAAAGGAACTGAAGTAGGAAACAAATATCCAAAGGATGTTAACGTATTAAAAAAGGCTTTAGAACTTAGAGGACTTGAAATTGCAAGTGCTTGGTTTAGTTCATTTTTAACCACGAAACCCTATGAAGAAACTGAAACTGAATTTGTTAAGCATAGAGATTTTCTACATGATTTGGGAGCTAAGGTAATCGTTGTAGCTGAGCAAGGACATAGTGTACAAGGCCAATTAGAAACAGCTGTATTTGATGGGAAATACTATTTTAATGAGGAAGAATGGAAACTGTTTGGAAATGGATTAAACAAGCTAGGAAAGTTAGCTAATGATAAGGGAATGAAACTTGTTTATCATCATCATATGGGAACAGGAGTACAAACGACAGAAGAAATAGACAAACTTATGAGCATTACTGATGAAAATTTAGTTTACTTATTGTTTGATTCAGGTCATTTGGTATATTCAGGCGAAGATCATATAGCAATCCTTAAAAAGTATATAAATAGAATTAAGCATGTTCATTTAAAGGATGTTAGAGCAGAGATAGTCAAAAAAGTTAAAGATGAAAAGTTAAGTTTCCTAAATGGAGTTAGATTAGGAGCTTTTACAGTGCCAGGTGATGGAAGCATAAATTTTGAAACAATATTTAAGATCTTAGCAGAAAACAATTATGAGGGCTGGTTACTAGTGGAAGCAGAACAGGATCCAGCAAAGGCAAATCCATTTGAATACGCAGTTAAAGCTAGAAAATATATTAAGGAGAAATGTGGGATATAATCTTATTATAAAAACATTTCTAATTTAGATAATTACGAAAAGTTTAATTATTATGTTATTTTATTAGTAGAGTTATCTAAAATAGATAACTTTACTTTTTTAGCAATTATATAATTAAATGTTCTATTGACGTATGTTGGTTAAGTTGTGTATAATTATAATTAAATGTGACAATAACTTACCAATAAATAATAGACAACGCTGGGCTCGTTTCTATTAAACTATGTAATTAAAGTGGGTAATATTTTAATACAAAAACATGAAGAAAGGATATCTTATAATGAAAACTAATAGGATAAAAGAAATCGAGGAATATATACTAAGCAATGAGTCAGTTAGTTTAGACTCATTATGTGATGTATTTAAAATTTCCAAAAACACAATCAGGCGAGATATAAATGAAATTGAAAAAAAGGGTAGCATAAAAAAAGTATATGGTGGAGTAACGGCTGTTGTTAAAGATTTAATACCATTCGAAGAGAGAAACATTAAAAACAACTATAAAAAAATAGCAATAGCTAAGGCTGCATGTGAATTTGTAAAGGATGGAGATGTTATATTCATTGATTCTGGTACAACAACACTTAATATGGTAGACTTCTTAAAAAATAGAAACGATATAACTATATTGACTAATAATTTGAATGTTATAGTAAGTGCGCTCCCTTATCCAAATTTAAATGTTATTTGTACGGGAGGTAGTCTAATAAGAAAAACAAATTCTTTTGAGGTCATTAATACCTTATCTATATTTAAAGATTATAATATAAGCAAAACATTTATGGCAGCCACAGGCATTTCTATAGCTAATGGAGCTACCAATTCTTCACCATTAGAATATAAGCTTAAAAAAGTGATAGTAGAAAAGAGCAATGAGTTATACTTACTAGTAGATTCTACTAAATTTGATGTTTCAGCACTTATGACATATTGTGAATTAAGCGAAATAAATCATCTTGTAACAGATAAAAAACCTCCTGAAAAATATATGGAATTCTTTGAAAAAAATAAGATTGATGTTATTATATCGGAATAATGGTTAAAGAAGAGCAATTAGATATTATAAATTGTTCTTTTTTCTTTTTGATGTTTTTTTATAAAGTACCTTATGGTTAGATTTAAGACCATGGTCAGCACAAAATGCAGCAGGCATCACTTACACCAAGTCTTCAATAGTGTTTGATATAGAGCGTCTCAATGCATCTTCTAGGAGCTTTTGGAACGACCCAGAAGATAACTTAATATAAAAAACAATAAATGCTCAATACATAATCAATACATGATATATATATAATTGTTATTGACTTTTTGACCTTAATATAAGTATAATATAATCATAACATAACAAACAGATAACAAAAATGAAACTAAACAATACTTTTAGGGGGTAATGTAATGAATAGTTATTTTATAAAAACAATGGAAACATTTACGATTAGTAATAATAGTTAACACATTACGTGTAAACGATTTATGTAAACGATTTATAATATTATCAAAAGTAAACATAGTGAGACTTTGCAATAAAAGTAATTTTGAATAAAGTTTCACAGCTAAAAATTAGGAGAACCGATGTTTTAGGGATTTTACTAGCTACTAATTATATAATAGGAGGAATTATTATGGAATTTGAACAAGATCCTAAGAAAAAAAAATATTTTAGAAGAATAGCTACTGTATCAACTTTTGGTGGACTTTTATTTGGTTATGATACGGGGGTAATTAATGGGTCACTGTCTTACATGACAAGAAAGGATCAATTAAATTTAAGCACTATGACGGAAGGACTTGTTACAAGTGGATTATTATTTGGTGCCGCTATAGGTGCAGTAGTTGGAGGCCGGTTATCTGATAAATACGGTAGAAAAGCAATAATTAAGCTTCTTGCTATAGTTTTTGTATTTGCAACACTAGGCTGCTCAATTTCACCTACTGCTTCAATTTTAATTGCTTGCAGATTTATATTAGGGCTAGCTGTAGGAGGGGCATCAGTTATTGTACCAACATTTTTAGCAGAAATATCTCCTACAGAAGTAAGGGGCAGTATTGTTACTCGAAATGAAGTTATGATTGTAATTGGACAATTATTAGCGTATATATTGAATGCAATTTTAGGAAATGTTTTCAATACTCCTAGTATTTGGAGATATATGATAGTTATTGCTACTATACCAGCACTTATTTTATGGGTTGGAATGTTTACAGTTCCTGAAACCCCAAGATGGTTAGCTGCTAACGGAAAAATATCCGAAGCATTGGAAGTTCTAAGGAAAATTCGTACTCAACACCAAGCAGATGATGAAATTAAACAAATATCAGATATTATTGAAGCTGATAAACATTTAGAACGTGCTACTTTTAAAGATTTAAATATTCCATGGATCCGACACCTTGTATTAATTGGAATTGGACTAGCCATTACACAACAAATTCCAGGAATTAATATAATGATGTATTATGGAACATCGATTTTAGAGAAAGCCGGTTTTGGAACTCAAGTAGCATTAGTTGCTAATATAGGAAATGGATTAATGTCTGTTATTGCAGCACTTGTTTATATGAAGTTCTTTTCAAATAAATTTGGGCGAAGATTTTTATTATTAGTAGGACTTACTGGAACGACTTTAACAATGCTTGCGATGACTATTCTTACAAATACTTTAGCAGGCTCACCTGTGCTTCCATATGCTGTACTTACTTTAACTATAGTTTTCTTGGCTTTCTTCCAAGGATGTCTTGGGCCAATAGTCTGGTTATTACTAGCCGAAATTTTTCCACTAAGAATAAGAGGACTAGGAATGGGTATTTCAGTATTCTTTCTATGGATTACTAACTTTTTCATTGGTCTTCTCTTCCCAACAATGTTAAGCAAACTTGGGTTATCTGGTTCATTTGCAGTGTTTGTAGTATTAGGTGTTATTGGATGGACATTTGTATATAATTGTGTGCCAGAAACACTTGGTAAATCTCTAGAAGATTTAGAAAAACATTTTAAAAGTTACAAATCAAAAACGCAAAAATCAGAAATAAACGTAAATTGATAAATGACTTGTTGAAATTGACATATGTTGCCTAAGTTATGTATAATGGAATCAACAGATAACAATAAGATAACAATGAAAGAGCCAACCGATGAGCAGTTTGTTTCCAAGATAGAAATATTTAAATTCTTGATAACAATTTAATTAGTAAATATTATGTAGCAATTAATTAATAATTAATTAATAATTAATAATTAATAATTAATAATTAATAATTAATTGTTAACTTACAGAAAGGTGATGAAAATAATGTTTAAGTTTATCAAAAAAGATAAAGAAGAAAAGAGTATAATTTTAAAATCTCCAATTGTGGGAAGGTGTTTTGATATGTCGGAAATGCCTGATGAAATGTTTTCAAAAAAATTATTAGGCGATGGAGTAGGATTTGAATCAACTGATGGAATATTATATGCACCAGTTGATGGTGAAATCCTTCAAGTATTCCCTACAAAACATGCTTTGATTTTAAGGACTGAAGAGGGAATAGAAATATTACTTCATATAGGAATTGATACATTACAGATGAAAGGTGAGGGCTTCGAAGCTTTTACTGAAAAGGGAAAACAAGTTAAAGTAGGAGATAAATTATTAACTTTTGATAATGAATTAATAAAAGCAAAAGTTAAATCTAATTTGAGTGTATTAATCGTTACGAATAATAATTTAATTGAATCTATTGATATTAAATTAGGTACTGTAGATAAAGATAATGAAATACTGAAAATAAGATTAAAGAAATAGGGAACTTGCCAACGTGATTTTGTATCACATTATTAAAGACGCTCGGACATATATGTAAAAGTAGTATGGATACAATTTATAAATTTTTTAAGCCCTATGTAAAGGTAGATCTTTGCGTAGGGTTATTTGTCTTAACGACATTTTAGAAGGAAGGTCTCTCACTTCTATAAGGAGGAGTATAAATTTCCTTCTGAAGTCGTTAATATTGCAGCGACCCAGGAGATGATTTAATATTTAAAATATGCTATATCATAATTGTATAAGTAAAAACACCAACATAACCTGAAATCAACTAAAATATACTCATATTTTAAAAAAATGATTTAACATGCGATTACTATTGACATGTGTTGATCATGTTATGTATAATGTAACCAACACATGAGAATAAAACAACGATATAGGAGGTTCGATGATGAGTAATTTATTTTTAACACCACGATATATAATTACTGGAAAGGGAGCGCTTAGCCAAGCTAGTGAAAATGTTAAGCAGCTAGGAAAGAAGGCTTTGATTGTAACAGATAATATGATGGTTAAACTTGGAAGTCTTAAAAAAGTAACGGATATGTTAGATAGTATCCATATTGAATATGCGGTTTATAGTGAAGTTAATAGTGAGCCCACAGATACTATGGTGAATGGTGGAATATTAGCTTATAAACAAGAAAATTGTGATTTTTTAATTGGATTAGGTGGCGGAAGTCCTATAGATACAATGAAAGCTGTAGGAGCCATGATAACGAATACAGGGGATATCAATGAATATTTAGGAAAAATAATTCCGAATGCAACCCCTCCTTTAGTTGCATTACCTACAACAGCAGGAACGGGTTCAGAAGCAACTCAATTCACCATAATATCAGACACAAAGAGAGACATAAAAATGTTGTTAAAAGGACCTAATCTAATGCCGACTTTAGCAATAATAGATCCGATTTTTACAACGACAGCTCCACCTAATGTAACAGCAGCAACAGGACTAGATGCATTAACACATGCAATTGAAGCATATACATCGAAGAAATCGCAGCCTATGTCAGATACATTTGCGCTTTCGGCAGTTAAAAGGATAAACAAATATTTACTAAAAGCTTATAAAAATGGAAATGATGTTGAAGCTAGAACAGAAATGTCAATAGCCGCACTTGAGGCTGGGATTGCCTTTAATAATGCATCAGTGACAATAGTTCACGGTATGAGTAGACCAATAGGTGCACTTTATCATGTACCTCATGGATTATCTAATGCTATGCTACTTGAAGATTGTTTGAACTTTGCTTTACCTGGAACGCCAGAAAGATTTTGTGATTTAGCTAAGGCTATAGGTATCT
Encoded here:
- the iolG gene encoding inositol 2-dehydrogenase → MLKVGIIGAGRIGKVHGESISKYVKNAEIKSIADAYLNDDTREWAKSKGIHEIYTDYKKILEDPEIDAVLICSSTDTHSPISIEAIRAGKHVFCEKPIDHDLSRIKEVINELGKSKVKYQVGFNRRFDHNFMSVKNAVVAGKIGEPRILKITSRDPEAPSIDYVKVSGGMFLDMTIHDFDMVRYLLDSEVEEVYAAGGVLIDKAIGEAGDIDTAIITLKMKNGTLAVIDNSRQSAYGYDQRAEVFGSLGQVAVANDSTSTAVISNGAGVTGEKPLFFFLERYMRAYALEVTEFIDAIVNNTPTPVNAEDGLQAVLIGVAATKSLYENRPVKISEIKF
- the iolE gene encoding myo-inosose-2 dehydratase, producing MLDSKKVKLGIAPIAWTNDDMPDLGKENTFDQCLSEAALAGFKGTEVGNKYPKDVNVLKKALELRGLEIASAWFSSFLTTKPYEETETEFVKHRDFLHDLGAKVIVVAEQGHSVQGQLETAVFDGKYYFNEEEWKLFGNGLNKLGKLANDKGMKLVYHHHMGTGVQTTEEIDKLMSITDENLVYLLFDSGHLVYSGEDHIAILKKYINRIKHVHLKDVRAEIVKKVKDEKLSFLNGVRLGAFTVPGDGSINFETIFKILAENNYEGWLLVEAEQDPAKANPFEYAVKARKYIKEKCGI
- a CDS encoding DeoR/GlpR family DNA-binding transcription regulator, whose translation is MKTNRIKEIEEYILSNESVSLDSLCDVFKISKNTIRRDINEIEKKGSIKKVYGGVTAVVKDLIPFEERNIKNNYKKIAIAKAACEFVKDGDVIFIDSGTTTLNMVDFLKNRNDITILTNNLNVIVSALPYPNLNVICTGGSLIRKTNSFEVINTLSIFKDYNISKTFMAATGISIANGATNSSPLEYKLKKVIVEKSNELYLLVDSTKFDVSALMTYCELSEINHLVTDKKPPEKYMEFFEKNKIDVIISE
- a CDS encoding sugar porter family MFS transporter; translated protein: MEFEQDPKKKKYFRRIATVSTFGGLLFGYDTGVINGSLSYMTRKDQLNLSTMTEGLVTSGLLFGAAIGAVVGGRLSDKYGRKAIIKLLAIVFVFATLGCSISPTASILIACRFILGLAVGGASVIVPTFLAEISPTEVRGSIVTRNEVMIVIGQLLAYILNAILGNVFNTPSIWRYMIVIATIPALILWVGMFTVPETPRWLAANGKISEALEVLRKIRTQHQADDEIKQISDIIEADKHLERATFKDLNIPWIRHLVLIGIGLAITQQIPGINIMMYYGTSILEKAGFGTQVALVANIGNGLMSVIAALVYMKFFSNKFGRRFLLLVGLTGTTLTMLAMTILTNTLAGSPVLPYAVLTLTIVFLAFFQGCLGPIVWLLLAEIFPLRIRGLGMGISVFFLWITNFFIGLLFPTMLSKLGLSGSFAVFVVLGVIGWTFVYNCVPETLGKSLEDLEKHFKSYKSKTQKSEINVN
- a CDS encoding PTS sugar transporter subunit IIA — translated: MFKFIKKDKEEKSIILKSPIVGRCFDMSEMPDEMFSKKLLGDGVGFESTDGILYAPVDGEILQVFPTKHALILRTEEGIEILLHIGIDTLQMKGEGFEAFTEKGKQVKVGDKLLTFDNELIKAKVKSNLSVLIVTNNNLIESIDIKLGTVDKDNEILKIRLKK
- a CDS encoding iron-containing alcohol dehydrogenase, yielding MSNLFLTPRYIITGKGALSQASENVKQLGKKALIVTDNMMVKLGSLKKVTDMLDSIHIEYAVYSEVNSEPTDTMVNGGILAYKQENCDFLIGLGGGSPIDTMKAVGAMITNTGDINEYLGKIIPNATPPLVALPTTAGTGSEATQFTIISDTKRDIKMLLKGPNLMPTLAIIDPIFTTTAPPNVTAATGLDALTHAIEAYTSKKSQPMSDTFALSAVKRINKYLLKAYKNGNDVEARTEMSIAALEAGIAFNNASVTIVHGMSRPIGALYHVPHGLSNAMLLEDCLNFALPGTPERFCDLAKAIGIYKKGDSDIEAGEAFIKEVGKLCKNLNIQTLEEFGVDKEKFFDNLDKMAIDAIDSGSPGNTRREPNKEDIINIYKLL